The Candidatus Epulonipiscium sp. DNA segment TTATAACCTTAGTACCTTATCACAAAAGATAGCTACATGGGTGCTAGAAGATGCTAAGAGCTATAAAAAAAGAATCAGTTACCTTAAAAATGAACGGGATGATCTATTAGAAGAACTCAAAAAGATACCTGATATAAAGGTATCCCCCTCAGATGCTAACTTTATATTGATAGAAACTAGGGACCTCAATCTAGATAAAAAGCTAGAAAAAAGAGGAATCTTTGTTCGTTCATTCAAAGGCAACCAAAACTCCTTACTCCTTAGGATAACTGTGGGATATAAAGAACAAAACAAAATGTTAATCGATGCTCTTAAAAGCGTGCTATAACACTTAAATTGTTATAATTAATATAAATATAACCTGTTATTCTAAATATATTTAAGCACCTTTTGCGATTTCTGCGACATCTAGGCTAGCAAGGATAAAAATGTCATTGACTGTTTTTTAACTTTTTAACTATTTTGGGTAGGTTTCTATAGTTATTCAAAGATAAAAACCATAAAGGAGGATTCAGATGGTAGAAAAAAAGGCACAAATTAACAGAAAGACCAATGAAACAGATATAAAAATGTCCATTAACCTATATGGTTCAGGAATATACAACATTAAAACCGGTATTGGCTTTTTTGACCATATGCTAAGTCATATAGCAAAGCATGGATTCATAGACATGAACCTAGAGGCTAGAGGAGACGTAGAAGTGGATTGCCATCATACTGTGGAAGATGTAGGGATAGTATTAGGGCAGGCAATAACAAAGGCCTTAGGGGATAAAAAGGGTATAAAGCGGTATGGTTCTATGATTTTACCTATGGAAGAAGCCCTGGTACTTTGCGCTATTGATTTATCTGGGAGACCCTATTTAGGTTTTGATGCAGAGCTTACCATGGAGAGATTAGGAGATATGGATACGGAAATGGTAGAGGAATTTTTTAGAGCATTATGTATTCATGGGGGGATTAACCTTCATATAAAGGTTTTAAAGGGAAAAAACAATCATCATATAGTAGAAGCTATGTTTAAGGCATTTGCTAAAGCCCTAGACGAAGCAACATCAATGGATTCAAGGATAGAGGGGGTACTCTCTACCAAAGGTATTTTGGAAGTATAGGAAATATTAGAATTCCTATTATAAATCATGATATTGAAGATGGAAGAAATTACAGACAAGATTTATACTAAGAAAACTTGGAGGATTAAATATGAGATTATACCCAGCAATCGATATTAAAGGAGGAAAATGTGTAAGGCTTTCCCAAGGTCGTTTTGATAAGGTAACGGTTTATAATGATAATCCCGTTGAAATAGCAAAAAAGTGGGAAGAAGCAGGGGCAACTTATATACATCTGGTAGATTTAGATGGAGCCTTAATAGGAGAACAAGCCAATAAAAATACAATAAAAGAAATTGCTGCTTCAGTCACTATCCCTATCCAAACTGGGGGCGGTATAAGAACGATAGCCTCTATTAAAGACAGATTATCCCTAGGAATAAGTAGGGTAATTATAGGCACGGCAGCAATTAAGGATCCTAGCTTAGTAAAAGAAGCAGTCAAAGAGTTTGGAGCGGATAGGATTGTTATAGGTATTGATGCCAAAAATGGAAAGGTAGCCGTAGAAGGTTGGGAGGAAGTAAGCAGTGTAAAGGCTATAGACTTATGTCTCCAAATGAAAAAAATAGGCATTAAGACCATAGTTTATACGGATATTTCTAAGGATGGAATGATGAGCGGGGTAAATGTCGAGGCTACAAAAGAGTTAATAGATTCCACAGGGATGGATATCATTGCCTCAGGGGGTGTAGCGGATTATAGGGATTTAGAGAAGGTCAGTCATATTGGTGCCGAAGGAGTTATTATCGGTAAAGCTCTTTATCAAGGGACCATAGATTTGAAGCAGGCAATCAAACAATTTAATAGGGGGTAATTGCGTGGGAACAAAACGAATTATACCATGCTTAGATGTGAAAAATGGTAGGGTGGTCAAAGGTGTTAACTTTGTTAATTTAATAGACGCAGGGGATCCTGTTGAAATTGCAACTGCTTATAATGAAGCAATGGCAGATGAACTTGTATTTTTGGATATTACAGCAACATATGAGAATAGAAATACCATGACAGATGTAATTAAGAAGACGGCTAAAAAAATATCAATTCCTCTTACCGTAGGGGGGGGGATAAGGACCGTTGAGGATTTTAAAAAGATACTTGATGCAGGGGCGAATAAAGTCTCCATAAATTCAGCAGCATTAAAAAAGCCAGAACTTATTGCAGAGGCTGCCCAAAACTTCGGAAGTCAATCAGTTGTAGTAGCTATAGATGCTAAAAAAAGAGAAGACGATAAGGGATGGGAAGTATACTTAAATGGTGGTCGTGTAAATACGGGTAAGGATGTTATAGAATGGGCAAAGGAAGCAGAAAGATTAGGAGCTGGGGAAATACTTTTAACTAGTATGGATTGTGATGGAAGGAAGGCAGGATATGATATCGAATTAACAAAGGCTGTTTCGAAAGCCCTCTCAATACCTGTCATTGCTTCTGGAGGAGCAGGAAATATGAAACATTTTTACGAAGCTCTAACGGAAGGTGGAGCCCAGGCTGCCCTAGCAGCTTCCCTATTTCATTTTAAGGAAATGGAGATAAAAGATTTAAAGCTATATCTCAAAGAAAAAAACATATCCGTAAGGATGTAAGAGCGGAGGATATAATGGATTTTATAAAGGATTTAAAATTTGATGACAGGGGATTAATCCCTGCGATTGCCCAAGATGCTGCTACAAAAGAAGTTTTGATGATGGCATATATGAATAAAGAATCACTTAAAAAAACCATAGAAACCGGAAGGGTGCATTATTACAGCAGAAGTAGACAAAGTTTATGGCTAAAGGGGGAAACCTCAGGAAATTTTCAAATGGTAAAAAACATTTATTTTGATTGTGACCTAGATACAATTCTAGTGCAAATTG contains these protein-coding regions:
- the hisF gene encoding imidazole glycerol phosphate synthase subunit HisF produces the protein MGTKRIIPCLDVKNGRVVKGVNFVNLIDAGDPVEIATAYNEAMADELVFLDITATYENRNTMTDVIKKTAKKISIPLTVGGGIRTVEDFKKILDAGANKVSINSAALKKPELIAEAAQNFGSQSVVVAIDAKKREDDKGWEVYLNGGRVNTGKDVIEWAKEAERLGAGEILLTSMDCDGRKAGYDIELTKAVSKALSIPVIASGGAGNMKHFYEALTEGGAQAALAASLFHFKEMEIKDLKLYLKEKNISVRM
- the hisA gene encoding 1-(5-phosphoribosyl)-5-[(5-phosphoribosylamino)methylideneamino]imidazole-4-carboxamide isomerase, which produces MRLYPAIDIKGGKCVRLSQGRFDKVTVYNDNPVEIAKKWEEAGATYIHLVDLDGALIGEQANKNTIKEIAASVTIPIQTGGGIRTIASIKDRLSLGISRVIIGTAAIKDPSLVKEAVKEFGADRIVIGIDAKNGKVAVEGWEEVSSVKAIDLCLQMKKIGIKTIVYTDISKDGMMSGVNVEATKELIDSTGMDIIASGGVADYRDLEKVSHIGAEGVIIGKALYQGTIDLKQAIKQFNRG
- the hisB gene encoding imidazoleglycerol-phosphate dehydratase HisB, with amino-acid sequence MVEKKAQINRKTNETDIKMSINLYGSGIYNIKTGIGFFDHMLSHIAKHGFIDMNLEARGDVEVDCHHTVEDVGIVLGQAITKALGDKKGIKRYGSMILPMEEALVLCAIDLSGRPYLGFDAELTMERLGDMDTEMVEEFFRALCIHGGINLHIKVLKGKNNHHIVEAMFKAFAKALDEATSMDSRIEGVLSTKGILEV